Proteins from a single region of Phyllopteryx taeniolatus isolate TA_2022b chromosome 10, UOR_Ptae_1.2, whole genome shotgun sequence:
- the tbx22 gene encoding T-box transcription factor TBX22, which translates to MSLAKMQGLSSKAHAFSVEALVGRPCKRMKMSDADADASIFAGSAACPLAQTKQVDLQVTEAEAAGLPSKPKESECSPDREVRVELQGSELWKRFFEIGTEMIITKAGRRMFPSVRVKVRNLDPCQQYYIAMDVMPVDSKRYRYVYHSSQWMVAGNTDHSCISPRLYVHADSPCAGETWMRQVISFDRVKLTNNEMDDKGHIILQSMHKYKPRVHIIQHDPRMDLSQIQSLPAEGVFSFSFPETEFTTVTAYQNQQITKLKIDRNPFAKGFRDPGRNRGVLDGLLESYPWRSPLSMEFKPFAIQLQGSLGSPTSAASPLKSFFPLSSSSSLLSFSTLSCQDAALQTLALPFYGKASTNSALPSRAFSSLGADRLRGLPVSPLTDPPLFSMLQGKKRDPGLSRSSPPCLIPLPGPLSPQGSASSLLPHLSESAGPYCLYRYSFPLNPQLTTISRHSKLAEDNTEALLRQPSWHLATNHRL; encoded by the exons ATGTCGCTGGCCAAAATGCAAGGTCTCAGCTCCAAGGCGCACGCCTTTTCCGTCGAAGCGCTGGTGGGGAGACCCTGCAAGAGGATGAAAATGTCAGACGCTGACGCTGACGCGAGCATCTTTGCCG GATCAGCAGCGTGTCCGCTCGCCCAGACGAAGCAGGTGGATTTACAGGTCACGGAGGCCGAGGCGGCCGGGTTACCGAGCAAGCCCAAAGAAAGCGAGTGCAGTCCGGATAGAGAGGTCCGGGTCGAGCTGCAGGGCTCGGAGCTCTGGAAGAGATTCTTTGAGATCGGCACGGAAATGATCATCACCAAAGCTGGAAG GAGAATGTTCCCATCCGTTCGTGTCAAAGTGCGGAATCTGGACCCATGCCAGCAGTATTACATCGCAATGGACGTCATGCCCGTAGACTCTAAACGTTATAG GTACGTTTACCACAGCTCGCAGTGGATGGTGGCAGGAAACACAGACCACTCGTGCATTTCACCGCGGCTCTACGTGCACGCAGACTCGCCGTGCGCCGGAGAGACGTGGATGCGTCAGGTGATCAGCTTTGACCGAGTTAAACTCACCAACAACGAGATGGACGACAAGGGGCAT ATAATTCTACAGTCTATGCATAAGTACAAGCCACGCGTGCACATCATCCAGCATGACCCAAGGATGGACTTGTCCCAGATCCAGTCGCTGCCTGCTGAGGGAGTGTTCAGCTTCTCCTTCCCAGAAACCGAGTTCACCACCGTCACAGCCTATCAGAATCAACAG ATCACCAAATTGAAGATTGACAGGAACCCGTTTGCCAAGGGCTTCAGGGATCCAGGAAGGAATAG GGGAGTGTTGGATGGTTTACTGGAGTCTTATCCTTGGAGAAGCCCTCTCAGCATGGAGTTCAAGCCATTTGCCATACAGCTTCAAG GCAGCCTGGGGTCCCCAACCAGCGCCGCTTCCCCACTGAAGAGTTTCTTTCCCCTCTCATCGTCATCATCCCTTCTTTCATTCTCAACGCTCTCCTGCCAGGACGCCGCTCTTCAAACTCTAGCGCTTCCTTTCTACGGAAAAGCTTCGACCAACTCCGCATTGCCCAGCAGAGCCTTTTCCTCCCTGGGAGCAGACAGACTCAGAGGCCTGCCAGTGTCCCCACTAACAGACCCCCCGCTCTTCTCTATGCTGCAGGGAAAAAAACGGGATCCGGGTCTTTCTCGATCGAGCCCTCCCTGCTTGATCCCCCTCCCCGGCCCGCTCAGCCCTCAAGGATCCGCTTCCTCTTTACTGCCTCATCTATCAGAAAGTGCTGGCCCATATTGTCTTTACCGCTATAGCTTCCCCTTGAACCCTCAACTCACAACTATTTCCCGACACAGCAAACTAGCTGAAGACAACACAGAGGCCCTACTGCGGCAACCTTCATGGCATCTGGCCACCAACCACCGTCTCTGA